The Thomasclavelia ramosa DSM 1402 genome includes a region encoding these proteins:
- a CDS encoding MarR family winged helix-turn-helix transcriptional regulator — protein sequence MPNKKIGFLIKQVFYLHEQHLNKQFSKFGLTASQTFTLIYLFKSHDKGISVNQKDIEKELDISNPTVTGILNRLEVKGLITRVPCRHDARAKNIEVTEKALELDKQLRIVFQQSDEKLVESLSKEEIDNLQSYLIKILRSNS from the coding sequence ATGCCAAATAAAAAAATTGGATTTTTAATCAAACAAGTTTTTTATTTACATGAACAGCATTTAAATAAACAATTTAGTAAATTTGGATTAACTGCTTCACAGACATTTACATTAATTTATTTGTTTAAATCTCACGACAAAGGAATTAGTGTGAATCAAAAAGATATTGAAAAAGAATTAGATATTTCTAATCCTACAGTTACTGGAATTTTGAATCGTTTAGAAGTAAAGGGATTAATTACCCGGGTACCGTGTCGTCATGATGCTCGTGCTAAAAATATTGAAGTAACTGAAAAGGCCTTAGAACTGGATAAACAGCTACGGATTGTTTTCCAACAGTCTGATGAAAAATTAGTTGAATCATTATCAAAAGAAGAAATAGACAATTTACAAAGTTATTTGATTAAGATATTAAGAAGTAATTCTTAA
- a CDS encoding nitroreductase family protein — protein MNNTIKQLFERKSVRVYQDKPIEAKEKQLIFNAAIQAPTAGNMTLYSIIDIQDQAIKEKLAKTCDNQPFIAKAPLVLIFVADYQKWYDAFKYYHGEEQMRSPSYGDFLLAFSDTLIAAQNAVVAAESLGIGSCFIGDIIEQYEVHRELLNLPQYTAPVGMLVMGYPTEQQQHRTKPARFDSKYVVSVDRYEKFDDEKLVKMFDDRAVLANRSSGGRSFVDDIYNRKWTDPFIEEMSRSSKLWIEQWGKEDEES, from the coding sequence ATGAATAATACAATTAAGCAGTTATTTGAGCGTAAATCGGTTCGTGTATATCAAGATAAACCAATTGAGGCTAAAGAAAAACAATTAATTTTTAATGCAGCCATTCAGGCTCCGACTGCAGGGAATATGACATTATATTCGATTATTGATATACAAGATCAGGCTATTAAAGAAAAATTAGCGAAGACGTGTGATAATCAGCCGTTTATTGCAAAAGCACCCCTAGTTTTAATCTTTGTTGCTGATTATCAAAAATGGTATGATGCATTTAAATATTATCATGGTGAAGAACAGATGCGTTCGCCATCATATGGTGATTTTTTATTAGCATTTAGTGATACTTTGATTGCAGCTCAAAATGCCGTTGTTGCAGCTGAAAGTTTAGGAATAGGAAGTTGTTTTATCGGTGATATCATTGAGCAGTATGAAGTACATCGTGAATTATTAAATTTACCTCAATATACAGCTCCAGTGGGGATGCTTGTAATGGGTTATCCGACAGAACAGCAGCAACATCGAACTAAGCCTGCTCGTTTTGATTCTAAATATGTTGTTAGTGTTGATCGTTATGAAAAATTTGATGATGAAAAGTTAGTAAAAATGTTTGATGATCGAGCAGTTTTAGCTAATCGCAGCAGTGGGGGACGAAGTTTTGTCGATGATATTTATAATCGCAAATGGACTGATCCATTTATTGAAGAAATGTCTCGTTCATCTAAATTATGGATTGAACAATGGGGAAAAGAGGATGAAGAAAGCTAA
- a CDS encoding ABC transporter ATP-binding protein, with amino-acid sequence MSNSRGKTMKRLFKFVVKRHKKTCFAILLLIIVSSIASVMGTIFIKSLIDDYITPYINMANPDFGPLTNAILKMIAIYAVGVIATFSYNKLLIKVTQGSLKEIRDTMFEHMEKLPIRYFDTHNHGDIMSIYTNDTDTLRQMISQSVPQVIVSATTIVCVLVSMIVMSIPMTIISVLMVCVMLLVSKHVTNRSGRYFFAQQTNLGKVNGFIEEMMEGQKVVKVFTHEEEAKFDFDKVNEELFESAYQANKYANILMPLIGNLGYVSYVLVAVVGGVLAINGYMDLTVGTLAAFLQLNRSFNQPIGQISQQINMVLMALAGAERIFALMDEEVEDDLGHVSLVNAKENADGTLSPVKERTGLWAWEHKRPDGSIEYVRLAGDVRFHDVTFGYNENKTILYDMNLFAKPGEKLAFVGATGAGKTTITNLINRFYDIQKGSITYDGIDIKLIKKADLRRSLGIVLQDTHLFTGTVMDNIRYGKLDATDEECIEAAKLANAHEFIMHLEHGYQTILSGDGSSLSQGQCQLLAIARAAVANPPVLILDEATSSIDTRTESIVQSGMDKLMEGRTVFVIAHRLSTIKNSDAIMVLDQGRIIERGDHDKLIKEKGTYYQLYTGGLELD; translated from the coding sequence GTGAGTAATAGTCGGGGAAAAACAATGAAAAGATTGTTTAAATTTGTTGTTAAAAGACATAAAAAGACCTGCTTTGCAATATTGTTATTAATCATTGTTAGTAGTATTGCTAGTGTTATGGGAACAATCTTTATCAAAAGCTTAATCGATGATTATATTACACCATATATTAATATGGCAAATCCTGATTTTGGACCGTTAACGAATGCGATTTTGAAAATGATTGCAATTTATGCAGTAGGAGTAATTGCTACTTTTAGTTATAATAAGCTCTTAATTAAAGTGACTCAGGGATCGTTAAAAGAAATTCGTGATACGATGTTTGAACATATGGAAAAATTACCGATTCGTTATTTTGATACTCATAACCATGGGGATATCATGTCAATCTATACTAATGATACTGATACTTTAAGACAGATGATTTCGCAAAGTGTACCTCAGGTTATTGTTTCAGCAACAACGATCGTTTGTGTTCTTGTTTCAATGATTGTAATGTCTATTCCAATGACGATAATTAGTGTTTTGATGGTTTGTGTAATGTTATTAGTTTCTAAACATGTAACTAATCGTAGTGGGCGGTATTTCTTTGCTCAACAAACTAATTTAGGTAAAGTTAATGGTTTTATTGAAGAAATGATGGAAGGACAAAAAGTTGTTAAAGTCTTCACTCATGAAGAAGAAGCTAAATTTGATTTTGATAAAGTCAATGAAGAATTATTTGAAAGTGCATATCAAGCAAATAAATATGCTAATATTTTAATGCCGTTAATTGGAAACTTAGGATACGTAAGTTATGTGTTAGTTGCGGTTGTAGGTGGTGTTCTTGCGATTAATGGCTATATGGATTTAACGGTAGGGACATTAGCTGCCTTTCTACAATTAAACCGCTCTTTTAATCAGCCAATTGGACAAATTTCTCAACAAATAAATATGGTGTTGATGGCATTGGCAGGTGCAGAAAGAATCTTTGCATTAATGGATGAAGAGGTTGAAGATGATCTTGGTCATGTTTCTTTAGTTAATGCTAAAGAAAATGCTGATGGTACATTATCTCCAGTTAAAGAACGTACTGGACTTTGGGCTTGGGAGCATAAGCGACCAGACGGTTCAATCGAATATGTCCGTTTAGCTGGTGATGTTCGTTTTCATGATGTTACATTTGGATATAATGAAAATAAGACAATTTTGTATGATATGAATTTATTTGCTAAACCTGGTGAAAAGCTTGCTTTTGTTGGAGCTACAGGAGCTGGTAAAACAACTATTACGAATTTGATCAACCGTTTTTATGATATTCAAAAAGGTTCAATAACTTATGATGGAATTGATATTAAATTAATTAAAAAGGCAGATTTGAGAAGATCGTTAGGAATCGTTTTGCAAGATACACATTTATTTACTGGTACAGTAATGGATAATATTCGTTATGGTAAACTTGATGCTACTGATGAGGAGTGTATAGAAGCTGCAAAACTAGCCAATGCTCATGAATTTATTATGCATTTAGAACATGGGTATCAAACTATTTTGAGTGGTGATGGTTCAAGTTTATCACAAGGACAATGTCAGCTGCTAGCTATTGCTCGGGCTGCGGTTGCTAATCCACCGGTATTGATCTTAGATGAAGCAACATCAAGTATTGATACGAGAACAGAAAGTATTGTTCAAAGTGGAATGGATAAACTGATGGAAGGACGAACAGTTTTTGTTATTGCTCATCGTTTATCAACAATTAAAAATTCTGATGCCATCATGGTACTTGATCAAGGAAGGATCATTGAACGTGGTGACCATGATAAATTGATTAAAGAAAAAGGAACTTATTATCAGTTATACACTGGTGGCTTAGAATTAGATTAA
- a CDS encoding ABC transporter ATP-binding protein, whose amino-acid sequence MLKTLLAQIKEYKKDTILTPVLVVVEVILEVVIPLLMAMIIDKGIEVRDMNMVVKLGIITLLASFISLAAGGLAGKYAAKASTGFAKNLRKAMYYNIQDFSFANIDKYSTAGLVTRMMTDVTNVQNAFQMLIRACIRAPLMMVSAMIMAFTINAQIAMVFLVAIIFLGVLLVFFMTRAHPYFKRVFNTYDDLNASVQENVNGIRVVKAYVREEHEDEKFKKTSTLIYKLFVKAENYLVFNMPLMQLTVYGCIIGISWFGAHLIVGGNLTTGELTSLFTYVMMILMSLMMFSMVFVMVVMSIASAQRISEVINEKSTLHNPAEPDYEIKDGSIDFNNVNFSYFDDQEEINLRDINVHIKSGQTIGIIGGTGSAKSTFVQLIPRLYDVTKGEVLVGGKDVRKYDLETLRNEVAMVLQKNVLFSGTIKENLRWGNKEASDEEIVEACKLAQADEFIQRFPDKYDTYIEQGGTNVSGGQKQRLCIARALLKKPKILILDDSTSAVDTKTDALIRSAFKKVIPGTTKLIIAQRISSVEDADLIIVLDDGQISAMGTNDELLESSAIYKEIYETQKKGGTLSE is encoded by the coding sequence ATGTTAAAAACACTTTTAGCCCAAATAAAAGAGTATAAAAAAGATACGATCTTAACACCTGTACTTGTTGTGGTTGAAGTTATTTTGGAAGTTGTAATTCCACTTTTAATGGCGATGATCATTGATAAGGGAATAGAAGTTAGAGATATGAATATGGTTGTTAAATTAGGAATCATTACATTGCTCGCTTCCTTTATTTCTTTAGCGGCAGGAGGTTTGGCTGGTAAATATGCCGCTAAGGCCTCAACAGGTTTTGCTAAAAATCTAAGAAAGGCAATGTATTACAATATTCAAGATTTTTCTTTTGCTAATATTGATAAATATTCAACTGCTGGATTGGTTACAAGAATGATGACGGATGTTACTAATGTCCAAAATGCTTTTCAAATGTTAATAAGAGCTTGTATCCGTGCCCCATTGATGATGGTTAGTGCCATGATCATGGCTTTTACGATCAATGCTCAGATTGCTATGGTTTTTTTAGTGGCAATTATCTTTTTAGGAGTTCTTTTAGTTTTCTTTATGACTAGAGCTCATCCGTATTTTAAAAGAGTATTCAACACATATGATGATTTAAACGCTTCAGTTCAAGAAAATGTTAATGGAATTCGGGTTGTTAAAGCTTATGTTCGTGAAGAACATGAAGACGAGAAATTTAAAAAGACATCAACTTTGATTTATAAACTATTTGTAAAGGCAGAAAACTATTTAGTTTTTAATATGCCGCTAATGCAGTTAACTGTATATGGATGTATTATTGGAATTTCTTGGTTTGGAGCACACTTAATTGTCGGGGGAAATCTTACTACTGGAGAATTAACTAGTTTATTTACCTATGTAATGATGATTTTAATGAGTTTAATGATGTTTTCAATGGTATTTGTCATGGTAGTTATGTCAATTGCTTCAGCCCAACGTATTAGTGAAGTAATCAATGAAAAATCAACGCTGCATAATCCTGCTGAGCCTGATTATGAAATTAAAGATGGTTCAATTGATTTTAATAATGTTAATTTCTCATATTTTGATGATCAAGAAGAAATTAATTTACGTGATATCAATGTTCATATTAAATCTGGACAAACAATCGGGATTATTGGTGGAACCGGTAGTGCTAAATCAACTTTTGTTCAGCTTATTCCACGGTTATATGATGTAACTAAAGGAGAAGTTTTAGTTGGCGGTAAAGATGTTAGAAAATACGATTTGGAAACATTGCGAAATGAAGTTGCAATGGTATTACAAAAAAATGTTTTGTTTTCTGGAACAATTAAAGAAAACTTACGCTGGGGTAATAAAGAAGCTAGTGATGAAGAAATTGTGGAGGCTTGTAAATTAGCTCAGGCAGATGAGTTTATTCAACGTTTCCCAGATAAATATGATACCTATATAGAACAAGGCGGAACTAATGTTTCTGGAGGGCAAAAGCAAAGATTGTGTATTGCTCGTGCATTGCTAAAGAAACCCAAAATTTTAATTTTAGATGATTCAACTAGTGCAGTTGATACTAAAACAGATGCATTGATTCGTAGTGCGTTTAAAAAAGTTATCCCTGGAACAACAAAATTAATTATTGCTCAAAGAATTAGTTCAGTTGAAGATGCTGATTTAATCATTGTTTTAGATGATGGTCAGATCAGTGCTATGGGTACTAATGATGAACTATTGGAGTCTAGTGCAATTTATAAAGAAATTTATGAAACACAAAAGAAGGGAGGAACTTTAAGTGAGTAA
- a CDS encoding HAD family hydrolase, translating into MKKKKLILFDMDGTLIDWRQGIDKPTKQMFEAFQKLREHGFLVMIASGRLLPLITVPLRGFEFDGYLLSDGAHVILNGEEIIKEPLDHGDVERTISLARSLTLEYGLLFKDGAYLQKDGVIAPFLKKANFDMNKINYEKYDDQVFKLYIHCQKKKQNEIIEQFGCFNLAFEDDYDLIEIRNKYHSKASGLKAILTRLEIETENTYFFGDGFNDVEIFNMVGHPYVMENAAPELYQYGTICQPVEADGAYLKVMEILAEENL; encoded by the coding sequence ATGAAAAAGAAAAAATTAATTTTATTTGACATGGATGGAACATTAATTGACTGGCGCCAGGGAATCGATAAGCCAACTAAACAAATGTTTGAAGCTTTTCAAAAATTACGCGAACATGGTTTTTTAGTAATGATTGCTTCAGGACGATTGTTACCTTTGATCACAGTACCTCTTCGAGGATTTGAATTTGATGGATATCTTTTAAGTGATGGAGCGCATGTTATTTTAAATGGTGAAGAGATTATTAAAGAGCCTTTAGATCATGGTGATGTTGAACGAACTATTTCATTAGCACGATCATTAACTTTAGAGTATGGTTTATTGTTTAAAGATGGGGCTTATTTACAAAAAGATGGGGTAATTGCACCATTTCTAAAAAAAGCTAACTTTGATATGAACAAAATTAATTATGAAAAATATGATGATCAGGTATTTAAATTATATATTCATTGTCAAAAGAAAAAACAAAATGAGATTATTGAACAATTTGGCTGTTTTAATTTAGCTTTTGAGGATGATTATGATCTGATTGAAATTAGAAATAAGTACCATTCTAAAGCAAGTGGGCTAAAGGCAATTTTAACACGCTTAGAAATTGAAACAGAAAACACATATTTTTTTGGTGATGGATTTAATGATGTGGAAATTTTTAATATGGTGGGGCATCCTTATGTGATGGAAAATGCGGCTCCTGAACTATATCAATATGGGACAATTTGTCAGCCGGTTGAAGCTGATGGAGCGTATTTGAAAGTAATGGAAATATTGGCTGAAGAGAACCTTTAA